Proteins encoded in a region of the Apilactobacillus apisilvae genome:
- the glpK gene encoding glycerol kinase GlpK, producing MSDKQYLMAIDEGTTSARAILFNHDGKIVSKSQKEFTQYFPKSGWVEHDANEIWSAVQSVISETLIKTEIPPYKIRGIGITNQRETTVVWNRITGEPIYHAIVWQSKQTSDIADGLKNCGYSDIIHQKTGLVIDSYFSATKIKWILDNVDGARNQAEQGDLLFGTIDTWLLWKLTGGHVHATDYSNASRTMLFNIHELSWDEDILKLLDIPKQMLPKVKSSSEIYGYTAGYNFLGVQIPIAGVAGDQQAALFGQLALKPGNIKNTYGTGAFIVMNTGSEPTISHCGLLTTIAYGIDGKINYALEGSIFVAGSAIQWLRDGMQIIKDASETENMAEATDNNHDIYVVPAFTGLGAPYWDQESRGSVFGLTRGTSKEEFVKATLDSLAYQTKDVVDTMTNETGLSLNQLKVDGGAAKNNYLMQFQSDILNTSIERSKISETTALGVTYLAGLAVGYWSDIDEIKSKHNSSDCFNPSMSEQKINNYYKGWQAAVKSTQLFRKLNNK from the coding sequence ATGAGCGATAAACAATATTTAATGGCGATTGATGAAGGTACTACTAGTGCACGAGCTATTTTATTTAATCATGATGGTAAAATTGTTAGTAAATCACAAAAAGAATTTACACAATACTTTCCTAAGTCAGGATGGGTTGAGCATGATGCTAATGAAATTTGGAGTGCTGTTCAGTCTGTAATATCAGAAACTTTAATCAAAACTGAAATTCCACCTTATAAAATAAGAGGAATTGGAATAACTAATCAAAGAGAAACCACGGTAGTTTGGAATCGAATTACTGGTGAACCAATCTATCATGCAATTGTTTGGCAATCAAAACAAACTAGTGATATTGCAGATGGGTTAAAAAATTGTGGTTATTCCGATATTATTCATCAAAAAACAGGTTTAGTTATTGATTCATACTTTTCTGCAACTAAAATTAAGTGGATTCTAGACAATGTTGATGGAGCAAGGAATCAAGCAGAACAAGGGGACTTATTGTTTGGGACAATTGATACTTGGTTATTATGGAAATTAACTGGTGGGCATGTTCATGCTACCGATTATTCTAATGCTAGTCGTACGATGTTGTTTAATATTCATGAATTATCATGGGATGAAGACATCTTGAAATTACTAGATATACCTAAACAGATGTTACCAAAAGTTAAGTCATCTTCAGAAATCTATGGATATACAGCTGGATATAATTTCTTAGGGGTACAAATACCAATTGCTGGTGTAGCTGGTGATCAGCAAGCAGCATTATTTGGCCAGTTGGCTCTTAAACCAGGTAATATTAAGAATACTTATGGTACAGGTGCCTTTATCGTAATGAATACAGGTAGTGAACCAACCATATCTCATTGTGGTTTGTTAACTACAATTGCTTACGGTATTGATGGAAAGATAAATTATGCTTTAGAAGGCAGCATTTTTGTAGCTGGTTCAGCGATTCAATGGTTGCGTGATGGAATGCAAATAATTAAGGATGCCAGTGAAACTGAAAATATGGCAGAAGCAACTGATAATAATCATGATATTTATGTAGTGCCAGCATTTACAGGATTAGGGGCCCCTTATTGGGATCAGGAGAGTCGTGGATCAGTTTTTGGATTGACAAGGGGGACTTCAAAAGAAGAGTTTGTCAAAGCAACGTTGGATTCACTTGCTTATCAAACAAAAGATGTTGTCGATACAATGACTAACGAAACTGGATTATCCTTAAATCAACTAAAAGTTGATGGTGGTGCTGCTAAGAACAATTATTTAATGCAATTTCAATCTGATATTTTAAATACATCAATTGAACGTTCTAAGATTTCAGAGACGACTGCACTTGGAGTTACTTATTTAGCTGGATTAGCCGTCGGATATTGGTCTGATATTGATGAAATTAAATCAAAACATAACTCATCAGATTGCTTTAATCCTAGTATGAGTGAACAAAAAATTAATAATTACTATAAAGGTTGGCAAGCAGCAGTTAAGTCAACACAGCTATTTAGAAAACTTAATAATAAATAA
- a CDS encoding C69 family dipeptidase codes for MSEYPNYSACTSILVGKKASIDGSTMIGRNEDSKATWPKHFVVNLRKEFKSKQKFISKDNNFEMNLPKISYKYTSTPEWTDKYGKFEEDGINEYNVAMSATESAYANENVLGYDPLVKDGIGEEAMVTVVLPYIKSAREGVKRLGKIISKHGTCESNGILFSDKDEIWYLETGSGHHWVAMRIPDDCYAVVSNQISIRNINFDDSNNFMWSKGIREFVNNNKLNPEQNGSFNFRHIFGTKNLTDVYYNNPRVWYGQKMFNPDIKQNPESHDMPFIRKPQYLISVNDAQKFLASHYQGTPYDPIGSGSKEDKTKYRPISLAKTQEAHVLQIRPNLPDKISGIHWLAMGVAAQSVFVPFFAGIEDTLSEYKNGNLNYSPKSAYWIFKLVGVLLDPHYLELNDTVKNIQENLNIKFKQFIINVDKQYNKEKDINKYLTDMSNKNAKDAINEYQELAYNLIANSTDFSKLNYKQDLNL; via the coding sequence ATGTCAGAATATCCAAATTACTCTGCTTGTACCAGTATATTGGTTGGTAAAAAAGCTTCTATCGATGGTTCAACAATGATCGGCAGAAATGAAGATTCTAAAGCTACTTGGCCTAAGCATTTTGTCGTTAATTTGAGAAAAGAATTTAAATCAAAACAAAAGTTCATTTCAAAAGATAATAATTTTGAAATGAATTTACCTAAAATATCGTATAAATATACATCAACACCAGAGTGGACCGATAAATACGGTAAATTTGAAGAAGATGGGATTAATGAATACAATGTTGCAATGAGTGCAACTGAAAGTGCTTATGCAAATGAAAATGTGCTTGGATATGATCCCCTAGTAAAAGATGGTATTGGTGAAGAAGCAATGGTTACAGTTGTTTTGCCATATATTAAAAGTGCTCGCGAAGGTGTCAAAAGACTTGGTAAAATCATTAGCAAGCATGGTACTTGCGAATCTAATGGAATTTTATTTTCTGATAAAGATGAAATTTGGTACCTAGAAACCGGTTCAGGTCATCATTGGGTTGCAATGAGAATTCCAGATGATTGTTATGCGGTGGTATCAAATCAAATTTCAATTAGAAATATTAATTTTGATGACTCAAATAACTTTATGTGGTCTAAAGGAATTAGAGAATTTGTTAATAATAATAAACTAAACCCAGAACAAAATGGCAGTTTTAATTTTAGACATATCTTTGGTACAAAAAATCTTACTGATGTTTATTATAATAATCCTCGCGTTTGGTATGGACAAAAAATGTTTAACCCAGATATTAAACAAAATCCAGAAAGTCATGATATGCCATTTATAAGGAAACCACAATATTTAATATCAGTTAATGACGCGCAGAAATTTTTAGCCTCACATTATCAAGGAACACCATATGATCCAATTGGAAGTGGTTCAAAAGAAGATAAGACCAAATATAGGCCAATTAGTCTAGCAAAGACCCAAGAAGCACATGTGTTACAAATTAGGCCTAATTTACCAGATAAAATATCTGGCATTCACTGGTTAGCAATGGGGGTTGCAGCTCAAAGTGTTTTTGTCCCATTTTTTGCAGGGATTGAAGATACCCTATCAGAATACAAGAATGGTAATTTAAATTATAGTCCCAAATCTGCTTATTGGATATTCAAACTAGTTGGAGTATTATTGGACCCTCACTATTTAGAATTAAATGATACAGTTAAGAATATTCAGGAAAATTTAAATATTAAATTTAAGCAGTTTATCATAAACGTAGATAAACAATATAATAAAGAAAAAGATATAAATAAATATTTAACTGATATGTCTAATAAAAATGCAAAAGATGCAATAAATGAATATCAAGAATTAGCCTATAATTTAATTGCTAACTCAACAGATTTTTCAAAATTAAACTATAAACAAGATTTAAATCTTTAA
- a CDS encoding RsmF rRNA methyltransferase first C-terminal domain-containing protein — translation MKLPSDFIKKYKELLGQDANSFFESLNNDTNPGFRINPLKAHVPENENLSNPIEYCKYGYYGEINGKSIDHQSGAIYSQEPSAMYVGEVADVKPGDKVLDLCAAPGGKTTHVASYMNNEGILVTNEIDYKRAKILTENVERFGSKNTIILNEDPKNLSKHFPKFFDVILIDAPCSGEGMFRKNPDATKYWNINYPIECSIRQKEIINQAMKMLKPGGKIIYSTCTFAPEEDEQIVEWMLENFNVKTMPIYKYEGMSSGKPEWSKSKNPNLKDTVRLFPNKFKGEGHFVSKIVNLDDGNNKKIKKPLQSNLESSEKKLWEQFSEHNLNNYKPKHLITFGDQLYSFEKGMPDLKGLKVMRPGLHLGTFKKKRFEPSYALALALKPSEVKNHLFVDEKEWATYIHGDTINCDKSLKKGWYQLICDNQPFAFGKVVNGTVKNFIPKGLRFKI, via the coding sequence TTGAAATTACCAAGTGATTTTATAAAAAAATATAAAGAATTATTAGGTCAAGATGCAAACTCTTTTTTTGAGAGCTTAAATAATGATACCAATCCTGGATTCAGAATTAATCCACTCAAAGCACATGTTCCTGAAAATGAAAACCTAAGTAATCCTATTGAATATTGTAAATATGGATACTATGGAGAAATAAATGGTAAAAGTATTGATCATCAAAGTGGAGCAATTTATTCTCAAGAACCTAGTGCTATGTATGTTGGGGAAGTCGCAGATGTTAAACCAGGTGACAAAGTTTTAGATTTATGTGCTGCACCAGGTGGCAAAACAACACACGTTGCTAGTTATATGAATAATGAAGGTATTCTAGTTACGAACGAGATTGATTATAAGAGAGCTAAAATTTTAACTGAAAATGTTGAAAGATTTGGAAGCAAAAATACTATCATTTTAAATGAAGATCCCAAAAATCTTTCAAAACATTTTCCTAAGTTCTTTGATGTAATTTTAATTGATGCACCTTGTTCTGGTGAAGGGATGTTCAGGAAAAATCCCGATGCAACTAAATATTGGAATATAAATTATCCAATAGAATGTTCAATTAGACAAAAAGAAATTATTAACCAGGCTATGAAAATGTTGAAACCTGGTGGAAAAATTATTTATTCTACGTGTACTTTTGCTCCTGAAGAAGATGAACAAATTGTTGAATGGATGTTAGAAAACTTTAATGTTAAAACTATGCCAATTTATAAATACGAAGGGATGTCTTCCGGAAAACCTGAATGGAGTAAAAGTAAAAATCCTAATTTAAAGGATACGGTGAGATTATTCCCTAATAAATTTAAAGGAGAAGGACATTTTGTATCTAAAATAGTTAACCTAGACGATGGTAATAATAAAAAAATTAAAAAGCCATTGCAAAGCAATCTGGAATCTAGTGAAAAAAAATTGTGGGAACAATTTTCTGAACATAATTTAAATAATTATAAACCTAAACATTTAATTACTTTTGGCGATCAGTTATATTCTTTTGAAAAGGGGATGCCAGATTTAAAGGGGTTAAAAGTTATGCGTCCTGGTCTTCATTTGGGAACATTTAAGAAGAAAAGATTTGAACCTAGTTATGCGTTGGCTTTGGCATTAAAGCCATCTGAAGTGAAAAATCATTTATTTGTAGATGAAAAAGAATGGGCTACTTATATTCATGGAGATACTATTAATTGTGATAAATCTTTAAAGAAAGGTTGGTATCAATTAATTTGTGACAATCAACCATTTGCTTTTGGCAAGGTTGTTAATGGAACAGTTAAAAATTTCATTCCTAAAGGACTGAGATTTAAAATTTAA
- a CDS encoding Cof-type HAD-IIB family hydrolase, with amino-acid sequence MNKKLIAIDLDGTALNNQSDISKRTVNTINKLIHQGNIVSIVTGRPPRLVENIYNKIGLNNPMITFNGSLGYNPKDQWDQAYEYNIDKNIVFKLLEKSKEIGINLMTVEGKNLFLANKSADTSVGFFPTDLNKDEIISKDNLKENPICLTLHVDKPKKATFIDYVKNNYGDILTVSPWGGPDPIIEVAAKNVSKVTGLNKLADYYNIPNKDIIAFGDEFNDESMIKYAGLGVAMKNGQPKIKEIADDITEYDNNSDGMARYLEKYFKI; translated from the coding sequence ATGAATAAAAAGTTAATTGCAATTGATTTAGACGGAACTGCATTAAATAATCAATCAGATATTTCTAAAAGAACTGTTAATACTATTAACAAATTAATCCATCAAGGTAATATTGTTAGCATTGTTACGGGAAGACCACCCAGGTTAGTAGAAAACATTTATAATAAAATTGGTTTAAATAATCCAATGATTACTTTTAATGGTAGTTTAGGATATAACCCTAAAGATCAATGGGACCAAGCATACGAATATAACATTGATAAAAATATAGTTTTTAAGTTACTTGAAAAAAGCAAAGAAATTGGTATTAATTTAATGACAGTAGAAGGAAAAAATCTTTTTCTTGCTAATAAATCAGCAGATACTTCTGTTGGATTTTTCCCTACCGATTTAAATAAAGACGAAATAATATCAAAAGATAACTTAAAGGAAAATCCTATCTGTTTAACTTTACACGTTGATAAACCAAAAAAGGCCACATTTATTGATTATGTTAAAAATAATTACGGTGATATTTTAACCGTATCTCCATGGGGTGGACCTGATCCAATTATTGAAGTTGCTGCCAAAAATGTAAGTAAAGTGACAGGTTTAAATAAGTTAGCTGATTACTACAACATACCTAACAAAGACATTATTGCATTTGGTGATGAATTTAATGACGAGTCAATGATTAAATATGCCGGATTAGGCGTAGCCATGAAAAATGGTCAACCCAAAATCAAAGAAATCGCTGATGATATTACTGAATACGACAATAATTCAGATGGTATGGCAAGATACTTAGAAAAATATTTTAAAATTTAA
- a CDS encoding 2-hydroxymuconate tautomerase, with the protein MPLVHIDLIEGRNDSQIKGLVEDVTNAIVKNTGAPAEHVHIVLNEMKKDRYSVSGKLKSEEDQ; encoded by the coding sequence ATGCCACTTGTACATATTGACTTAATTGAAGGAAGAAATGATTCACAAATTAAAGGCTTAGTTGAGGATGTAACTAATGCAATTGTTAAAAATACGGGTGCACCAGCTGAACACGTTCATATCGTCTTAAATGAAATGAAAAAAGATAGATATAGTGTTTCTGGTAAACTTAAAAGCGAAGAAGATCAATAA
- the fni gene encoding type 2 isopentenyl-diphosphate Delta-isomerase yields the protein MTSKHSQRKNEHVSLAKKFFNDESKAGFDQLRFIHQSLPEINIKDIDLSTYIENRKLNIPFYIEAMTGGSEYTKKLNNKLSKIAEATGIGMATGSQSIAIKDKSTVSSFSIIRENLTGPVFANIGASHSLEDAQKAIDMINADFIEIHVNSAQELIMPEGERSFYWLDNIEKIIKYVNIPVIVKEVGFGMSKETIEQLSNIGVKNINISGRGGTNFAKIENFRRPNKELNYLFNWGQTTVESLFEAKEYSNKLSIIASGGIRTPLDIAKSLSLGAKAVGISGFILNNLINNGVDDTIDLVNEIKNGLKVIMCLLSCNSIDDLKHKKMILSDNLLSYLEQRGIFY from the coding sequence ATGACTAGTAAACATTCCCAAAGAAAAAATGAACATGTTTCATTAGCCAAAAAATTTTTTAACGATGAAAGTAAAGCCGGATTTGATCAACTAAGATTTATACATCAAAGCTTACCTGAAATTAATATTAAAGATATCGACTTATCAACTTACATTGAAAACCGTAAATTAAATATCCCCTTTTACATTGAAGCAATGACAGGTGGAAGCGAATATACAAAAAAACTTAATAATAAATTGTCTAAAATAGCAGAAGCAACTGGAATTGGAATGGCTACTGGATCTCAAAGTATTGCTATTAAAGATAAAAGTACTGTTAGTTCTTTTTCAATAATTAGAGAAAATTTAACTGGACCTGTTTTTGCAAATATTGGAGCATCTCATAGCCTTGAAGATGCACAAAAAGCAATTGATATGATAAATGCAGATTTTATAGAAATTCATGTAAACTCTGCTCAGGAATTAATAATGCCCGAAGGTGAGCGATCATTTTATTGGTTAGATAATATTGAGAAAATTATTAAATATGTAAATATACCTGTAATAGTTAAAGAAGTTGGTTTTGGAATGTCCAAAGAAACAATTGAGCAACTATCAAATATTGGTGTTAAAAATATTAATATTAGTGGTCGTGGAGGAACTAATTTCGCAAAAATTGAAAATTTTAGAAGACCAAATAAAGAACTAAACTATCTATTTAATTGGGGACAGACAACGGTTGAATCATTGTTTGAAGCAAAAGAATATTCAAATAAATTATCAATTATTGCTTCTGGAGGAATTAGAACTCCCCTAGACATTGCTAAATCATTATCATTAGGTGCTAAAGCTGTTGGAATTTCTGGATTTATACTAAACAATCTTATTAATAATGGTGTTGATGATACTATTGATTTGGTTAATGAAATAAAAAATGGACTTAAGGTTATTATGTGTTTGCTATCATGCAATAGCATTGATGATTTGAAGCATAAAAAAATGATATTAAGTGATAATTTATTAAGTTATTTAGAACAAAGAGGAATATTCTATTGA
- the trmD gene encoding tRNA (guanosine(37)-N1)-methyltransferase TrmD produces MRIDILSLFPDMFSGPMGESIIGKAKNNDLLDINVTDFRKFTTDKHNHVDDYPFGGGAGMLLQAQPIFDALSNTQEEAKKQNIPQGRIILMDPAGKKFDQKAAEDLSKEEHLTFICGHYEGYDERIKTLITDEYSLGDFVLTGGELPAMVMIDSTVRLLPEVLGNQNSAPGDSFSSGLLEYPQYTRPAEFRGMKVPEVLTSGNHQKIALWKQKEALRKTYLRRPDLIDHNQLSSTQKKLLAEVRIEEEK; encoded by the coding sequence ATGAGGATTGATATTTTAAGCTTATTTCCTGATATGTTCAGTGGACCTATGGGTGAATCAATTATTGGTAAAGCTAAAAATAATGATTTATTAGATATTAATGTTACAGATTTTAGAAAATTTACTACCGATAAACATAATCATGTTGATGATTATCCTTTTGGTGGTGGTGCTGGAATGTTGCTACAAGCTCAACCAATTTTCGATGCTTTATCTAATACCCAAGAAGAAGCCAAAAAGCAAAATATTCCTCAAGGTCGTATTATTCTAATGGATCCAGCGGGGAAAAAATTTGATCAAAAAGCTGCTGAAGATTTATCTAAGGAAGAACATTTGACTTTTATTTGTGGTCATTATGAGGGTTATGACGAAAGAATCAAGACTTTAATTACAGATGAATATTCATTGGGTGATTTTGTTTTAACTGGTGGAGAATTACCAGCTATGGTAATGATTGATTCAACCGTTAGACTATTGCCAGAGGTCTTAGGCAACCAAAATTCAGCCCCAGGTGATTCTTTTTCTAGTGGGTTATTAGAATATCCACAGTATACTAGGCCGGCTGAATTTAGAGGAATGAAAGTCCCAGAAGTATTGACTAGTGGTAATCATCAAAAAATAGCTTTATGGAAACAAAAAGAGGCTTTAAGAAAAACATATTTGAGAAGACCTGATTTAATTGATCACAATCAATTGAGTTCTACACAAAAGAAATTGCTAGCAGAAGTAAGAATTGAAGAAGAAAAATAA
- the rplS gene encoding 50S ribosomal protein L19, with product MRQNELISKINKEQLKSDVPEFRAGDNVKVSVKVVEGTNERIQDFEGVVIKRHGTGIQATYTVRKITSGVGVERIFPLHSPRVAKLEVTRRGAVRRSKLYYLRDRHGKSARIKEARRR from the coding sequence ATGCGTCAAAACGAATTAATTTCAAAAATTAACAAGGAACAACTTAAGAGTGATGTTCCTGAATTTAGAGCTGGAGACAACGTAAAAGTTTCTGTAAAAGTTGTTGAAGGTACTAACGAACGTATCCAAGATTTCGAAGGTGTTGTTATTAAACGCCATGGAACAGGTATTCAAGCTACTTATACTGTTCGTAAAATCACTTCAGGTGTTGGTGTTGAACGTATTTTCCCATTACATTCACCACGTGTTGCTAAGCTAGAAGTTACACGTCGTGGTGCCGTACGTCGTTCTAAACTATACTACCTACGTGATCGTCATGGTAAATCAGCACGTATTAAAGAAGCACGTCGTCGTTAA